A stretch of DNA from Leptospira barantonii:
AGGAAAGATGTTCGACGGTTATATCGGTCACGGAACGATCGTGAACCGATACGTGAACAACCAGCGTTTGGATGTGTATAACGTGGGTCTTCAGGCGGATATGAATTCCGATTACGGGGGAGTTCAGGTTTTTACGAACTCGATTTATTCGAGAGAAGTGAGTTCTGCGCGTGTTTATGTACGACCGATCGCGATCGGATTCAAATTGTTCGATATCATCTCCGGACGTTCCAGACTTCTTTCGATGCTTACCGTCGGACAAGGAAACGTTGCCGACGAGGCGGGAAGAAGAAAGGTCTATGAAGAAGTCGGAGCGGAAGAAAAAGAATCCTATCGCGCTTTGATCGAGGATCAAAAAACGAAGGAAAAGAAAGAAGAGATGATTCCCGCGGAAAAGAAACAGGAAAAGCCGCAGAATCTAAAAGAATTTTTCAACCAAGATAATTTCAGCAATCGTTTTGCGATCGGTTATACCACCGCATTTGACAACAAGGCTCCCCTCGAACTCAAGTTTGATACGACCGGAAGATTGAAAGTGGACGATAACAACAACCCGCTCGTACGTTCTACGGAAAAACTGACGATATCCGGTTTCGATTTAGAATATAAACTTCTCAGTTCGAAATACGTGGAGCTGACTCCATACTACGACGTAAACAAGATCAAACAGATCGATAACGCAAAAGGTACACACTACGGTGCGATTCTTCGTTTAGGCGGAAGGGATATTTATCTTCAGGTAAAACCGGAATACAGAAATATGAGCGCGACTTATATACCGATGTATTTTGATAGTTTTTACGAATTGGAAAGATATCAGAGCAACCTTCAGAGTAACATTCCGCAAACAAAACTCGAGGCCGCAAAGTTGGCCGATCCGGACGCGGCGAAGATCAAAGGATACTTTACCACCGTCCTCTTTAGTTTTTATAGAATTGCGGTTGAATCCAACTATGAGAATTATTCCGGACCGAACAATTCCAGGGTTTTCGTGGGGCTTTACATTCCTCTCGGCACCTTGGTTTTGTTAAACGGGTATTATATGAAGAAGGGATTCGACGAAAACAAAGAGGCATTTAAACTCGACGACCGTTCTCAAGGAGCTTTGGAATTGGCGATCAATTTAGGATTCGCCGCCGTTCGACTTCAGAACGTTCGTAAATGGGTTTATGATACCGCTTCGGGGCAATACCAGGCTCAGGACGAACAGAAAGTATTGTTTTCGAGCAATTTAAGTTTTTAAGAAAAGACTTTTTTCCTCAAGTCTTGCGAGCAAAAACGCGACCGCAGTTTCGGTGCGTAACACTTGAGTGGAAAGATTCAAGTCCGTAAAACCGTTTCGTTTCCAAAAATCGATTTCGCTTCTGACAAAACCGCTTTCGGGTCCGATGGCGACTAAAATTCGCACCGGATTCTCTTTTGAGAATATTCCGGAACTTGAATGTGATTTCGAATCTTCTACGATCTGTGGAAGTGTTTGTCCTTTTCGATCCAGAATCAAACGAAACACAAAGTCCGTTTCTTTTAACTTTTCTTGAAGAATCGTTTCAGGGCGATTCACAAAATCGAAACTCACCTTGGGAAGAAATATATTCTTACCCTGTTCCATCCCTTCGATCAGCTCAGATTCGATTTCGTTTTTTTTCCAAACGGGGGAGGTCAGATATTCTTTGCGCGAGTTTTTGCTGATTAAAAAAACGATCGATGTTACTCCCCAGGTTCCGGCTAACTGAAGAATTTTTCGAACCGTAGGAGGGCGATTGATTGCGAGTAAGATATGAACTTCCGGAAAACGAGGTTTCGGTTTTAGGATCGGTTTATAGGTTCCTAAGATTCGATCGGGCAAAATTTCCTCTATGACAAATCTTCCCAAGGATCGATCGATCAAACCGGCTTTCAAACGGGCGCCTTCGCCTTTATTCAGAATTTTGCATATATGTTCGATCTTCCGGGGATCGTTTATGGAAAATCGATTCGAGTTCGAAATTCTCCATTCTTCTTTGCAAACAAGCAGATTCAAAACGTAAAAACGATCATCTTAGATTTGAAACTGCGGTTTGGATTGTTCTTCGGAAGGGGGATTTTTCGGTTCTTCCGGAACAACTTCTTGAGGTTGAATCTCTTGTGGGGAATCGGAATTGGAAAACGGATCCGGATTGCGTAGATCTTGGAAGGGAGAAAAAAAGCAGGTTCGAACGATTCCGATCGCCAAAAGAATCAAAAGAAAATTCCGAGCGAGTCTTTTGCCCGGGGTTTGTGCGAACGGTTGTATGTTTTGAAATCGGGATCTGAAGTCGTAGATGTTGCGCTTGAGATTTTCCCAAAGAGTGTCTAAGAAACTTTTGCGATACGGATTCTCTTCTTGCGAAGCCTTTTCGAAATAACCTATGCCGTGTTTACCGGCCGTCGTAGGATCGAATAGAAAGGATTCATAGCACCGCGGACACCGGACGGTCAGTTTTCCCAAATCAATGGGAATTCTGAGCTCCGTCTGGCATCGGGGACAAGGGAGAATGTAACGCACTTTTTAGTAGCGGAGAGATTCCTTCAGAGCGTCAACGTTCTCTTTGTAATTTTCGTTTCCTAAC
This window harbors:
- the impL63 gene encoding cytoplasmic membrane protein ImpL63 → MTKRSKYLITFLFLFFAIQTGIQAQLWMPPGRQYMHPADPFTYDLGVNKYQNDYYLYVAPTVNLNFGGDFGASLTVPLNFLMYDVDPKQENSKIGKLRSFDYNEKSDYLRVINNIWFGQFGKYTPGEITYSAYLGKMFDGYIGHGTIVNRYVNNQRLDVYNVGLQADMNSDYGGVQVFTNSIYSREVSSARVYVRPIAIGFKLFDIISGRSRLLSMLTVGQGNVADEAGRRKVYEEVGAEEKESYRALIEDQKTKEKKEEMIPAEKKQEKPQNLKEFFNQDNFSNRFAIGYTTAFDNKAPLELKFDTTGRLKVDDNNNPLVRSTEKLTISGFDLEYKLLSSKYVELTPYYDVNKIKQIDNAKGTHYGAILRLGGRDIYLQVKPEYRNMSATYIPMYFDSFYELERYQSNLQSNIPQTKLEAAKLADPDAAKIKGYFTTVLFSFYRIAVESNYENYSGPNNSRVFVGLYIPLGTLVLLNGYYMKKGFDENKEAFKLDDRSQGALELAINLGFAAVRLQNVRKWVYDTASGQYQAQDEQKVLFSSNLSF
- a CDS encoding 16S rRNA (uracil(1498)-N(3))-methyltransferase, whose product is MNLLVCKEEWRISNSNRFSINDPRKIEHICKILNKGEGARLKAGLIDRSLGRFVIEEILPDRILGTYKPILKPKPRFPEVHILLAINRPPTVRKILQLAGTWGVTSIVFLISKNSRKEYLTSPVWKKNEIESELIEGMEQGKNIFLPKVSFDFVNRPETILQEKLKETDFVFRLILDRKGQTLPQIVEDSKSHSSSGIFSKENPVRILVAIGPESGFVRSEIDFWKRNGFTDLNLSTQVLRTETAVAFLLARLEEKSLFLKT